In a genomic window of Cetobacterium sp. NK01:
- a CDS encoding recombinase family protein, whose product MIKYYVRVSTVEQKLDRQLLAYDKADIVYSDKVSGKDKERPQLKIMLEGLQKGDVVVVKSLDRLSRSTMDLLEITKEIEDKGATLKVLDKDIDTGTAIGKFFLTIIGAVAELERENINQRVREGVAIAKAEGKYKGRKKGSIELKGDSLNRFKMFYNKGFNKTELSKEFGVPRATIYRWEKVLKERGEL is encoded by the coding sequence ATGATAAAGTATTATGTTAGAGTTTCAACCGTTGAGCAAAAATTAGATAGACAGCTTTTAGCTTATGATAAAGCTGATATTGTTTACAGTGATAAAGTGTCTGGAAAAGATAAAGAAAGACCTCAGTTAAAAATTATGTTGGAGGGATTACAAAAGGGTGATGTAGTAGTTGTTAAATCTTTAGATAGATTAAGTCGTAGTACAATGGACTTATTAGAAATAACTAAAGAAATTGAGGATAAAGGAGCTACTCTAAAGGTTTTAGATAAAGATATTGATACTGGAACAGCTATTGGTAAATTCTTTTTAACTATAATTGGAGCTGTTGCAGAATTAGAAAGAGAAAATATCAATCAAAGAGTTAGAGAAGGTGTTGCTATTGCTAAGGCTGAAGGAAAATATAAGGGAAGAAAAAAAGGTAGCATTGAATTAAAAGGAGATAGTTTAAATAGATTTAAGATGTTTTATAATAAGGGATTTAATAAAACTGAATTATCAAAAGAATTTGGAGTTCCAAGAGCTACTATATATAGATGGGAAAAGGTTCTTAAAGAAAGAGGGGAGTTATAA
- a CDS encoding PDDEXK nuclease domain-containing protein, with product MENDEIKNLDIQGNYSYIISLIETSKSSTLKAINSELIILYWKIGEYIQKDILDKADKIYGENIVVELSKRLAFEYGRGFSRSNLLRMIQFYKAFKNFKNVATLSRQLSWSHFVELIKIENELKREFYIAMAINEGWSVRVFKERINSMLFERTAISKKPEETIKKDLELLSNQKIMTESLFIKDPYILDFLGLENSYSEKDLENRILQELEKFLLEFGSDFAFMGRQKRIQIGNKDYYLDLLFYHRKMRRLVLIELKLGEFEPQYKGQVELYLKWLSKYEKQEFEEEPIAIILCASKDSEEIELLGLTEGNIRVSEYLASLPPKKLLEEKLHKAILEAKELAIQK from the coding sequence ATGGAAAATGACGAAATAAAGAATTTAGACATTCAGGGAAATTATAGTTATATCATAAGCTTAATCGAGACTTCAAAATCTAGTACTTTAAAAGCCATAAATTCAGAGCTAATAATTCTATATTGGAAAATAGGAGAATATATTCAAAAAGATATTTTAGATAAAGCAGATAAAATATATGGTGAAAATATTGTTGTAGAATTATCTAAACGTTTAGCTTTTGAATATGGTAGAGGGTTTAGTAGAAGTAATCTATTAAGGATGATTCAGTTCTATAAGGCATTTAAAAATTTTAAGAATGTCGCGACACTGTCACGACAATTATCATGGTCACATTTTGTAGAATTAATTAAAATAGAAAATGAATTAAAAAGAGAGTTTTATATAGCAATGGCTATAAATGAAGGGTGGTCTGTTAGAGTTTTTAAAGAAAGAATTAATTCAATGTTATTTGAGAGAACTGCAATTTCTAAAAAGCCAGAAGAAACAATAAAAAAAGATTTAGAACTTTTATCTAATCAGAAAATAATGACCGAATCTCTTTTTATTAAAGATCCATATATTTTAGATTTTTTAGGGCTAGAAAATAGTTATTCTGAAAAAGATTTAGAAAATAGAATCTTACAAGAATTAGAGAAATTTCTTTTAGAATTTGGGAGTGATTTTGCCTTTATGGGAAGACAAAAAAGAATTCAAATAGGAAATAAAGATTATTATTTAGATCTTCTTTTTTATCACAGAAAAATGAGAAGGTTAGTTTTAATAGAATTAAAGTTAGGAGAATTTGAACCTCAATATAAAGGACAAGTTGAACTTTATCTTAAGTGGCTAAGTAAGTATGAAAAGCAAGAATTTGAAGAGGAACCTATTGCCATAATACTTTGTGCAAGTAAGGATTCAGAAGAGATAGAGCTTTTAGGACTTACAGAAGGGAATATACGAGTTTCTGAATATTTAGCAAGTTTGCCACCTAAAAAATTATTAGAAGAAAAATTGCATAAAGCTATATTAGAAGCTAAGGAATTAGCTATTCAAAAATAA